Proteins encoded together in one Lathyrus oleraceus cultivar Zhongwan6 chromosome 5, CAAS_Psat_ZW6_1.0, whole genome shotgun sequence window:
- the LOC127080502 gene encoding uncharacterized protein LOC127080502: protein MNSGVVEEQKATFKRPSPGMVCHLKPLFIRTKVDGIAVNKVFVDGGVMVNLMSHTLFKKMGKGDEDLRQHNMVLSNYEGKTSNIMGVVQVDLTVGTTTHSTLFMVIDSKANFNLLLGREWIHGIEAVPSTVHQRLIIWRKDGIMENIEANQSYYLVDDKGSK from the coding sequence ATGAATAGCGGCGTAGTGGAGGAACAGAAGGCCACGTTCAAAAGGCCCAGCCCAGGGATGGTGTGTCATCTAAAGCCTTTGTTCATAAGGACGAAGGTTGATGGAATAGCGGTAAACAAGGTGTTTGTCGATGGAGGTGTTATGGTCAATCTAATGTCCCATACTCTATTTAAGAAAATGGGGAAGGGTGACGAAGATCTCCGACAACACAACATGGTTCTATCAAACTATGAAGGGAAAACCAGCAATATAATGGGTGTTGTCCAGGTCGATCTAACCGTGGGCACAACAACACACTCAACATTGTTCATGGTAATAGATTCCAAAGCTAATTTCAATTTACTCCTGGGTCGAGAATGGATCCATGGGATAGAAGCAGTACCTTCAACGGTACATCAGAGACTTATAATCTGGCGTAAAGACGGCATCATGGAGAACATTGAGGCTAACCAAAGTTATTACCTAGTCGATGATAAGGGTTCAAAGTGA